Genomic DNA from Danio rerio strain Tuebingen ecotype United States chromosome 5, GRCz12tu, whole genome shotgun sequence:
CTGAGCGCCGCTGGATTGCTGTCACTGTGCTTtcgctgctgtgtatgctttaatttatatacataaaatCTACTGTTTATGAGATTTTGAGCtttgtctctttttttctgtctgcttTCTAGAGCCAAAATGACGACCGCACCATATAACTATTcctatattttcaaatatatcatTATTGGTAAGTCAGCATCCTGTTTTCACCTATATGTGCCTTTTTGTAAGATACATGCACAGTATATTGCGTTTCATACGATGCAATGTATAGTCATTAAGCACATTTGAAAATCTGGTTGACCAGAGTGCTGTACAAAGTAAAAATAAGAATATTAATGCAGCTAAAATAGaagtaatacatcaaaaattGTAATAAGCATGCTGTAACCAATgtagtttaattttcttttcacttCAAATGACTTTGTGTTAATTGTGTATGATTGTGTGGTGTTTTCATAGGTGACATGGGGGTTGGCAAGTCCTGTTTACTCCACCAGTTCACAGAAAAGAAATGTAAGTGCAAGGGGTGGTGGCATAGACTGATACCGAGATGTTATAAAGGGATTATATGATATATTCAAGGGATCGTTCACTCAAAATAGTATGTTTACAcactatttattcaccctcaagtggtccCAAACCTCTATGACATTCattattctgttaaacaaaaaagaagggtattactttatttttatggtccctttaatgcatttggttgagtttaagttacactgcatccacatgccaactaattctcttcAGATTGTAAGTAGACTGCTAGGTTGGGGTTtgtgttagttgacatgtacttgcaacgtttcttatagtcagttaaatgtctgttgaaggagcagtagcAGAagatagtctactaatactcaaatgagaagtaattggccTGTAGTTACAATTCAACTTTTAGTCAAGAAAATGTAcaaaaaggaccatcaaaataaaatcttACCAAAAGTAGATTTtgtaaagaatgctgaaaactgggaaccattcacttccatagtaggaaaaacaaacactgccaatggttacagatttgCTTAATTTTTGCAaagtgtcttcttttgtgttcaacagtagaaagaattAGAGGTACTTTATTACAACATTACAGTTACTGTGTAACAATaataactgtatttacattaCAGAGAGGGGAAGGCTAGCGTTGGGGTGGGAGTagagttaataaaataatcattagtaggtcattttaataaataataaaaataattcttaatcTAAGAATCTCAAACAGATTTGGAAGAAGTaaatgatttttcagtttttggtgAAGTATCTCTTTAATAGTTGGGatattagattttttgttttgattccttagtaaattattatttattataattatattgctTTGTgataagaaattaataaatatttattcatatgtatgcatatatgtacatatgtatgtatgtatgtatgtatgtgtgtgtgtgtgtgtgtatatatatatatatatatatatatatatatatatatatatatatatatatatatataattttttaagtaGCAAGAGTTAAATAAAATTGAAGACTTAACAGATATTTATATCACAgtacaattaataaatgctgctaaTTACAAGTCTTGTGTAATGCTATAATCATCTGTCCACAAAAATTGAGATTACGCAATTGCTGAAACAAAGTGTGACTGGAATGATGGATTTCAAAAGGcccatatatatatttcatttaaaatcaagGAAGAGCTAGTGTGGCATGATTTTCAGACAGAATTGGTTTGTTTTAACCAACAATTAGCTTGAACCTAGTCTCTGTTGTCCTCTTTCCTGATTACTTTGAGGGCAAGGCTAATGAGTAGGTTCAAATATTGATTTTCCCAATTTATTTTGTAGTtgaatattgtgaaatataatcATACACTATCAACATGTGACCTTTAAAAGATGGGAAATGTAAAATGACAGGGAGCAACAGCTTTTATTTTGTTCAGCAGCCAACCACTCAGGCTGCTGTTGGTTTGTTTTAGAATCAGAACTGGTAAGGGAACATTTGTCTTTTGCTTATACAATATCAGATGACATAGTTTGGCTTGTACATTTCAACATGTCCTGTGATGTTTAAAAATGGAGTATATGCAGAGCtggtgtttttcagccaacaacaatcttctggagaaagattagtgttatttatatttttataaagttcCATAAtcataaaacgagatgaaaagctgTCTAAACATAAACGCCATCAGGAGCAGCAGGCGATCACAGAAACTACATTGACAATACTGTGGGAAAGTAAATGTCCGTTTTAAAGACTTAGAGCAGAACAGtgaaatttaatgcagtgcttcttgtctggtctgagagcTACTTTATTGTATATTAATCAGGCAGTGacgatcattgatttttaaagaaaccagATATTAAACGCTGCACTTTTGTAATGGCATGACTGAAAGCATTTGAGCTGgctaaaattaaaagtccttctgcataaaCCCCATTAAATGACATCAGTTGATGGAAAGGTCTTTAGTGGAAACCAAATGCATTTGAACACATGAAGCCAAATCAAGACGGTAAAAGTGGACAAGCTCGAAACATTTCAGACACTGCCTATCATCTATTTTTAGAGTTTGTAAATAATTCCAACAAAAAAATCAAGCTAAAAAATCCATCTACAGTAACAGCAGATGTAAACATGGCGTCAGACAAATATGAACACAGAAAAGCTGCAGAATAATAGAACTGCCCCTCAATCTAGAAGAGAAACTAAATTTAACATCTGCATATTGGAGCCTTAAGACAAGTAAAACTTGAGTTTGCATCATTTAATCAAGATCCTGAGCTGCTCACAGAACAGCAAACACTTTAATCTGACATGGAGACAGAAGAGACAGAAAGCACTGATGTTTTGAAAACGCTACTAAATAGAATTTATCCTTTGTATATTAGTTATTGATTGCCGTGGTTTTAATCAAAGAGAGTTATGACAGGTCAATTTATCATGTCTAATatcagttttctttttatttttaagttatggCTGACTGTCCTCATACAATCGGTGTTGAGTTTGGCACACGGATAATTGAAGTGAGTGGGCAGAAGGTGAAGCTTCAGATTTGGGACACGGCAGGTCAGGAGAGGTTTCGTGCTGTCACACGCAGCTACTACAGAGGAGCCGCTGGGGCCCTCATGGTGTATGACATCACCAGGTAAACTAATGTTCAGCTCTGATTGCATGGTTGATTTGCGAATGATGTCTTATTTTTGCAAGGCATCAAGAAAATAActgaatttgttttttatttgcaggCGAAGCACGTACAATCACCTTAGCAGCTGGCTGACTGATGCCAGGAATCTCACCAACCCCAATACTGTAAGTTCACTGACTACATACTTCATACTGGCTGTATGAAGAAGactataaaacatttacatttaaaggtcctgtgaagtgctttaaaatgtgcatttttatttgatgtttgacacaATCTTAATGGAACATAAATAGAGGGTGGGGCATAGTGTAGCCCCTCTATCTTAAAAAAAATAGCCTTTAGTGttgttttatcaccgctctgccagcAAAGGATTGAGCTCAagagcatcaaatgaaaagcaaatgcgAGTCCTGAACGGGGCGGGACATGTcaaatactagagagcatttgattggttatgattttaTGAGTAACTGTAGTATGGGttgacgtgaaaaaaaaaaaaaacatttatcaatTTAGGTGAAAATGACAacctacaagctttacatgtttatatcagtttaatattttctaaatggGAATTTTGTCCCTTTTTGCggcacactagctaatagatataATTGAAAAACTAACAATATTGATACTAACATATACAAAACGTAATTTTAATTTCTCTGGACCTTTAAGTATACAGTGTTGGAGCTTTATACATGTTTTAACAGCTTATGTTGTGTGCTTAATCGCcttaaacaatgtaaataattctTCAGGTCATCATTCTAATCGGTAACAAAGCAGACCTAGAAGCCCAGCGAGATGTCACATATGAAGAGGCCAAGCAGTTTGCTGAAGAGAACGGTAAGATGCTTGTTTGAAAAGGGAAAATGAAATACAGAACATTTAGGGGATTTGTATTTAGGCTTTTTATTTAGTGGTTTACAACAATGAGTATGCAggataatgatagtaataaataCTAAGTTGATTTCACCATTAAATAATCAGACTAGATTAAAACGTTAAAAATTAATAtacaaaatcatattttttttcacattttcttgGTAAGTGTTTTATTGAAGAACATACACTTCTGCAATACAGACTGAAGATGTGTCATGGGCAAGGCCAGACAGAGTCTTCAGACATTTACTTTTTTCTGCCATTTCTGtgcattttttgttaaaaaataaaatgtgcagATTTTTGcgaaatgattttgagagtatagaaacaaaaaaaataacacatgAAAGCAGGAAACAAATAACCACTTATTAACTTTTATCGAAGGTTTACAATGCAGATCCTATTAAAACCACGTTTACCACATCTCCACTAAAAGACTACAAACTATTGTACATAAATTATATAAAGATTTgcataatattcaataatattactaatatttatataaaaaaactaaataattgtttacacaagtaaataagtaGACTccataatgggctaaaaatctgcagatttctgcaggtGTGGATTCTGTGTGTTGGGTCTAGTCATGGGTAATTAAATTAACATCATTATTCATTATGTAATAGCCAGAGCAACAATCAGGATTCAAACGTAAAAATTTATTTTCTCCTgtagggctcaacaataaggactgcccgatggccagGGCACtcaggacagtagacaggattgttactggcccaaTATGTGCTGCcttgtattattttataaaagtttCATTTGTCTCCGattatttgtcaattgcgtaTGAATACAGTCTTAcaatcgagaaacagtttgtgcttttaagcctttaaatgccaccttCTCTGTtcagttcctcttatctgattggatgttgtgatttctttttttgtaacctggtataaaccagtacagcgaagtgACGGCAACATTAAATGATGAGGCTAAAAGAATGTCTTGTAAGCAGACATTTACATGAGTACAACGCAACGATTTGctcattatgcatttattaacatttaaaaaatatttaaattctagattcaaacacatttttgacacaatatttaaaacataagaaatagctattaactttttttattttttggtgggccagtgaaaatattgccAGGGCAAGTAAAAAATCTAAACTGCTGGCCCaattgggccagtagaaaaaaatccttagtgttgaaccctgccCTGGGAATGTTATTTTAAACCAGagctgtggtaaaaaaaaaaaaaaaagttgtttgagAAACCAAATTTGCATCAACAATGCAACAGATTTTCGAAATGCATCATTATTCCCTCTTAAGTTCGATTCTGAGAAGGAGCTTTTGGTCCATAGGAAGTGTGCTTATACATTCCACTCATGCAAGATGGCTTTTTATGTAATGATATGAATTTAAAGAAAGCTCACTATGAACACTCTTGCACATGTAAACCTTTCCTACCTTCAGTAATGGTCATTTTAGGTTCAAGTGGTATTTGCAGAGAATTAAATGCAAGCAGAGTACGtctgtttgtaaagcatacagcatctgctgttaaaactaaacTCTTAAATCAATTCAAGAGAGAAAAGCGATGCACTTTGAAAATCTCAGAGTcaaattgttgatttatttttaacaagaactaatatttaaaaattcaagacattttaagacagACCTGTTATTAATTGATTGTATATGCTTTTGTTTAACTCATACTTGCGCATCATTTcaacttcattttaaaatgtttaataacagaaattaaggagaaaactacattacccagaAAATTCcatgcatggtttccgctacattcattcttccatgctGGGGCACCACTCCAAAATTGATCCGCTATTGCTACATTGcaacttttcattcaaaacattcagtcatgttttttaaatgataatctaataattgcaccaaaacgtattaaaaggtaagtgaattataacagggcaaacttttctgtaactgtagtagtgctgtgcatcatttctttaaccctttaagattacgtgctgactgacaggtgcatgatgcgtgagACCAGCAAACACAACGTATAACCATTTCGcattacttcaggacgcattaatatcgctctgttggtctattggagacatttataaatattcccagcaaatctaataaatcttgaagacatacttgttacataaatgcattaaatcacactttagcagcgtttatttgagagcgcacaagaagatctgcgcttgagcagtgtatatttgagggggcgcgCAATAATTTTGTATATGAACAatggaaatcggcgcgcaagcaaagagattcgcatgctcgtaggctattacataaatgcgatcgcgacatttgtcattgaaataacgccacaggtagttggtagatctgtgtaaaagaggcctgccaccacagctggaaaaaaatccaaGAGGAAACACTGCCACGGTCACAAAGTTGAATGTGATTCCTCTCATAGCTGGTTGGTTTAGTTCATAACACAAAACAgactttttgtattatattaatggGGAAAATACTTTGTACTGTAAAGTAGATGTGGTCTTAATTATAAGAGAAATATGAACAGGCTCTTCTAGTCAAAAAGGTGGAGTTCCACTAGTTATTCATTTAATGTTTCACTAACTTGAGCACAAGCTTGCTTGTtgctaaataaaattaactacaAGGCTAAAACGTTTAACTGTGGCATTTTTAATCTTTTGAAACAGGTTTGTTGTTCCTTGAGGCAAGTGCAAAAACGTAAGTGACTTTCAGACCATCTGCTGTCAGAGCCTCCTCTCTTTATCTGTCATAATATCCTTCACATTCTAGCTCATCTTTGCGTGTCTGTTCAACAGAGGCGAGAATGTGGAGGATGCTTTTCTGGAAGCTGCCAAGAAGATCTACCAGAACATTCAGGACGGCAGCCTGGACCTGAACGCAGCCGAGTCAGGGGTCCAGCACAAGCCCACCGCCCCGCAGGGAGGGCGGCTCAGCAGCGACGCACAGCCCCAGAAAGAGGGCTGCAGCTGTTAATGACCATGGAGacttctctctctatctctctctctctgctccttCCTCTCCCACAAATCCCACCTGTATCTAAAGCCTCTCCCCCCCGCAGTGTGATTGCTCGCAGAGGCCTGACGGCTCTGTGTGATGGAGGTGTAAcataattcattcactcattccttCCTTACCGCTCTCTTCTTTTCCCTTCTTCTCCTGTCTCCTTCCCTCACTTGTTTTGCTTGTTTCTCATACACGCACACATCCCAGTGCTCCCAGCAAGCACTCGAGGGAGGACGGCGGCTCCTCTGCTGAACACTAATCCTAAAGAGAGAAGATGATTGTCGATAAACTGAAGAGATGCTGGGTTTATCCTTTTACAGACGTGGTGATGTGCATAACTATAAACTAAACCATCTCAATGTACAGGAGCTGTCTGAATACTAGCGTAATGTAAACCAAACATTGGCAAACCTTATTCATGATGTCACAGGTGATCAGAGGACATGCGTCAACACTGTATGTAACATTGTTTTTGTTAAACAACAACGATGACGAAAATCTATAACTAAACTATTGTATTctgttttaaattagttttgtttctTTCCAGTTTCACATTCAATCACCAAATATTTATCCCTGTTTGTACCTATTCAGGAAGTAATATACATGTAATATACAAGATTAGTATTGTTTTGAGAGGAATTCCAATGGGACGGTCcattgtaaaacaaacaaaaaaaaggtcgATTCAGACAGTTATTTTAACCTAGTAACTGTTAGAGTAATATATTGAAGAGGACAGGATGATTTTTAGGTCGTGAAGAATGTTTTCCGGACTTTGCAGTTTTGATTTGGTTTTTCCTGAGGGTCTGgagcttgttttgtgtttattataGTCTTAAGTCTGTCCAGCTTTCAGATCTCCTGTTTTCGAGCAGCTTTAAAAATCAAAGCAGCTTAAGAAGCAGACCGACAGGAGAATATTCCAGATTCAGGCCCTCGTCATATCAACACATTCACGTTGTTTTTACATTGATGATTTCAGTTGCCTTATGATTTGCTTTTGTTCACTCTGATGTGCTGCCCGTTTTACTCACGATGAAAGTTTTATCGAATGAATTCCAGCGatttttgcctttcatatgcaTTCCATTAAACCGATTTCCAAACACTGATCATGTTTTCCGCTGAGCTGAGTTTCTTAAGCATGATGCATGGCTTTTTACAGGCATCAGGGTTCCCCCTTCCCTATAGGGAGTCATGAACGCCCTATAATCTATGAATATGTAACAAATTTGCCACCATAGCATGAGAAACATCATTATGGAGAAACTCGGCCCACAAACTTACCACCACAACTACAATGGGCTGATGCGTCAACCAGTTTGGTTCTCCATAGAGGCACATTTGCAATGAACAGATACAAAGGCAAAAACCCGAGCACTCCAAATTTGATTTCTTTTCTATTCAGATTTGTGGTAGATTTTAGGTGTGTTTTGTAAACTGAGAATCCACTTTTAATTTGCTCCTGTTgtcttgctttattttttttcacatctTAATGACATCTGCGAAAATTAATCTGCTCTTGAACTCAAGTTTGTCTTCTGTAAGTGACTTTTTCTTTGTAattatgttaataaaaacaatactgtATACTGTGTTTCTCTCCGCACACTATTGATCCGCACTTGTGTATGAGCAATAACGACATATGATACAGCTCGACGAGAAGATAGAAAACTCATTGTATTGCACATATCTGAATACAAAGTGTATATAAAGAAGTGCTGTAATAAATACTCTGCATATCTTGGCATTGGATACACGTTAAT
This window encodes:
- the rab14 gene encoding ras-related protein Rab-14 encodes the protein MTTAPYNYSYIFKYIIIGDMGVGKSCLLHQFTEKKFMADCPHTIGVEFGTRIIEVSGQKVKLQIWDTAGQERFRAVTRSYYRGAAGALMVYDITRRSTYNHLSSWLTDARNLTNPNTVIILIGNKADLEAQRDVTYEEAKQFAEENGLLFLEASAKTGENVEDAFLEAAKKIYQNIQDGSLDLNAAESGVQHKPTAPQGGRLSSDAQPQKEGCSC